The window GTACCGGTTGTGCTGAAGTAAACACCGTTACCTCGGGCTTCTCCCCAGAGCATCAGATATTCCTGAGCCGCGCGGAGTTTCACATATCCGGCACCCAGTACGGCCTCCACATCTTCTTTCGTTTTCCAGTATTGCGAGGTGCTCTGGTTGTTCTCGGGGAGAACGGTCAGGTAGTCCTGGCATGAAGTTGCCGTAAATGCAAGCATCAATAGCGAGACGATATAATGATTGAATTTCATATTTGTAACGTATTAGAGATTAAGATTCAAGCCAAAAGCAAAACGCATTGGTTTTGGGGTTGAGGCATTGTCAATGTACATTGGATACAGTCCGTTTACGAATTTCAGGCTGATTTCAGGGTCCTGGCCTTTGTAGTTAGTGAATGTCAGCAAGTCATAACCGGTAGCATAGATCTGAAGTCTTCTGACGTGCATTCTATCCGAGATTTTTTTCGGAAGGTCATATTTCAGCGTCAGGGTTTTCAGACGGAGGAATGAAGCATCTTCAAGGAAACGGTCTGAACCCAGATCGTTGTAGCCGCGTCCATACAATGCACGGGGAATTTCGGTGTTGTCCCCTTCGTGACGCCAGCGGCGAAGTACTGCGGTACTTTGGTTGTCGGTTCCGTACATGTATTCGTTATTCATACGCACCTGGTTGATCACTTTTTGTCCGGCACGACCGTGGAAGGAGGCAACCAATCCAACGTTTTTATATAAAAGATTAAGCCCGAAACCGCCGATAACCAGTGGGTTAGAGTTGCCTATGTACACGATGTCGTATTTGTTGATTACCCCATCGTTGTTCATATCGGCATATTTGGCATCACCCGGGTAAACTTTTACGGTACCATTTTTCATCACCACCGGCTTACCGTTGATGTCATTGATGGTATTGCCTTTGGAATCTTTGGCGTAAGTCTCGGTTACGTTTTGATAAACACCCTGATACTTGTACCCGTAGAATGAACCGAGAGGCTCTCCTTCTGTCAGTTTGTAGGCGTAGGTTTTGTTATCAAAGGTATAGTTCAGCGCTTGTTTGTTTTCGGGTAATTCTACAATTTCGTTTTTGTTACGGGAAATGTTGAAGTTGAAATTCAGCTTCCAGTTTTTAGTTTTCAGCACCTGCATATCGGCAGAAAACTCCCAACCTTTATTGTCCATTTTACCGGAGTTGTAGTATTTCACGGTAGTATAACCGGTTGAAGTCGGCACATCAACATCACTTTGCAACATATTGGTGGTAAGTTTGTCGTACAGGTCTAAGGTCAGATTCAGACGATTGTCAAACAATCCCACATCAACACCCAGGTTTGATTGCGATATGGTTTCAAATGTGATGTTATCCAGTTGGATTTTCACCGGCTGGATAGCAGCCATTTCACCATACCCATTGGCGATAGCGCTCAATGAACCTACGTAAGGAGCAGAACCGGATGGAGAGTTGCTACTCTGTCCCCAGTTGACACGCAATTTACCCATGGTGATAAATTTGTATTTTCTCATGAACTCTTCGTCATTGAAAATCCACGCCACACCGACATTTGGGAATGCTCCCCAGCGGCTGTTCACAGGCAAACTTGAGCTGGCTTCGATACCCACACCACCGTTCACGACATAGCGGTCCATCAATGTGTATTGGGCATTCAGCAGTCCCCCCATACTTCTGTAGAGTACGTGTCCTGAACCCGGGCCCAGGTTTTTCGAGTTACTTCCCGATATAAGGTCGGTAATCCCCGAACTTGAGCTTCCGGTAGTGCTGCCTGAGAATGATGATGTACTTTGGCTTTCGGTATTCCATTTGGCACTCAACAGCACTTTGTGTTTCTCGGCAAATGTCTTGTTGAAAAGTAACCGGTTTTCAGTAGTCAGATACATTACGTCAGAGCCACCTTCTGAGCTGACACCGACATACGGACTGATATAAGACTGGCCGGTTACAGATTGTGGCAAATATTTCTCAGTCGTATTCATATTGGACTGAAAACCCATGATGCCGAAATAATCCAGGCCGTTGAAGAATTTGTAATGCAGGTTGAAAATCATCAGACTTGTTACCGATGTGGTTTGGTTTTTAGCCTCGTTAGCCACGGCGACCGGGTTAAAAATTCCGTTGGTTGAATATGAACCCTGAAGATAGCTGTATGGTGTAAAGTATTCTTTCGTAGGTAACCCGTCAGCGCCGATGATGTAGGGGCTCATGTTTGGCATTTTAGTGAACGCCTGGCTACGAAGGTTACTAAAGTAGGAGGCATCTCTTTTACCCCGGGTAAAGCTGTAGTCGACACCGATATCCAGTTTGTCGGAAAATTTATAGCGCATGTTGAATTTACCGCTGAAGCGCTGGTATTTTGTACCCACGGTGGTTCCGTCATTCATCAGATGGCCTAATGATAAACGGTAATCGGCCTTATCACCTCCACCGGAAAGCGAAACGTTGTTATCCCACGACAAACCGTTTTGCGTGATTTGGTCCAGCCAGTTTATATCCTGGTTGTACTCTTTGAAGTAAGCCCAGGTGGGGTCATAACCGATTTCCTTGGTATTGTAAAGTAGGTTCATGTAGGTCGATGCTTCACTTGTTCCCTGGCCTGCATCATTAATGGAATTCCAGAGCGCATCCTGCATCATCGAAACATACTGTTTGGCATTCAGCATCGGGATAGAGTTGCGTTCATGGGTTGTCTCATATTTAGATGAATAGGAAAAAGCCATTCTACCCTTGCTGCCTTTTTTCGTGGTGATCAAAAGTGCTCCGTTAGCGGCTTTCGAACCGTAGATAGCTGTTGCAGCAGCATCTTTCAGTACCTCGATACTTTGGATGTCGCTTGGGGAAATGTTGAGCAACTGGCTGTAATCGTCCGAGTTGGCTGTGGAAAAGTTGAAATCAGACGAAACGTCAACCGGCATAGGTACACCGTCTAATACGAAAAGCGGTTCAGCAGATGCGCTTAATGATGACGTACCGCGGATGCGGATGGAAGTTCCGGCACCAGGGTCGGCACCTGTCAGGATATCCACGTTGGGCAGGGCTCCCTGAAGGGCTTCGGTGACGTTGGTTACATTGGCAGTCTCCAGGTTATCCAGGTTGATTTTTTGTACAGCCGATACGCGTTCGCGGGTAGTTTGTCCCAATGCGTTTTTCTCAATCTTTCGGGCTGATACTTCAACTGCGTTAAGCGTAGTGGCATCTTCTAGAACGATATTAACCGTTTTCTGGTCAGTATATTTGATTGATTTTGAATTGTAACCAACAAACGAATATCTGATGGTAAGGTTTCCTTTTTCAGGAATCTTTAGTCTGTACTCACCGTTCAAATCCGCGATGCAACCTCCCAGTGAACGATTCTCAGCATTCATGATATATACGTTGGCACCGGTCAGTGCTTCGTTGGTTTTTGAGTCACGGACAGTACCGGTCAGTATTCTTTGTGCTGCTATAGATTGCACTGCCAGCAGGGCAATCAGTGATATTGCTATTTTTTGAAATATCTTCATATCCGTAGTTTTATTTATTCGACTGCCAATGTTTTATCAATCATATAGACAGCTCCGTCTGCGTAGATATAAGGGAAATAGTTTAAGACTTTCGCTTCATTTCCTTTGGCATCAATGATGACCAACTCACTTCCGCGGTCAACCAGAGTGAAAGTTGCGGTGGTCCCGTCCGATTTTTTTCCGAATGTGACCAGTTGACCCTGTACGTTGGCTCCCGGGAAAGGGTAATCCAGCAGGTTGCTGGCACTTACGTTGATAAAGTAGGGTTTGAATAGGGCCGCCACTTTTTCTGTTGTTTTGCTTGGTAATGCATTATAAGCAGCAAGCAGACTGGCTGCGGGTGGAACCAAAGCGATAAAACGCTCTCCCTGCAGGAAGTTATACGGAGGCGTCGCTGAAGTAAATCCGGCGGCAGTCATGTAAGCTATAAATGTTTTTAAATCTGCGGGAGAAGTAGTGGTTGAAAGCGATTTAAACTGGTTCGATTCCGGAACAAGAGCAGAGGCTGTCTCTCCATTCAAAGCATAAGCGTTACCATTATCCCATTCGCCTTCGATTTTTGTAAATGTAGGCACCTTGGCATCCGAACCTATGTTATAAAGAGATGATGAATATGCCTTATTTCCTTTTGTGTAAATGTAATTGTATGGTTGCAGAGTGCGGTAAACCGCTTCATTGGTACGTGTTGAAATCTTTTCAGTAGCAATATGCGAACCGGCCAGTGTTTTCTTTTGGTTGACACTCATGGTGGTTGGGCCGTTATCCCCGTCAATCTGAATCTCCTGCGCTCCGTATTTCAGCGGATTTGTATTGATGTAGTACATTGCCTTTCCGTCCAGGTTGGTGTATGACAGCAACATATCATTCGAAGGATAGAAGATGTCAAAGGAGTTGGAATTCGAAATCAAAGTCGGGATGTATGATGCATTTTTCATCATATCCAATATCAGGTTATATTTTGGATCACAATACATCGGAGCGGTTACCTTCTGGAACATCGGTGGAACGACTACCTGATTCAGTCCGTAGATAGAGCCGTTTACGCAGATGCTTTTCTTTTGAGCGGCGCTTCGGTCGAACTTGATCGGAGTGCCGTAAGTTGATTTGTACAGCCCCGATTCAATTTGCTGAGGAAAGAGAATGGTGCCGCTCCATACGTGGTTTTGCAGGAATGCCAACATCGGCTCGAAGTTTACTTTCGTAATATCGGAATAGTAAGGAGCCCAGTATTTGTTAAAGAACGCCTGCATTGCACTGTTGTCTGGTGCAAAAACATTATGCGCACCATAAGAAAGAATAGACAGCGAGAGATAAGATGAAATAGGCCATTCGGAAGCTATTGCAGGAAGCGTGGCTCCATAGCTTTTTACAAAAAGGGAATCCCCTTTACCGTAATCCGTCGTGGCGGTCGCATCGTATTGATACTGGGCAAAGCGGTCATAAGCTTTGGTGAACTGTGAGTAACCGGCGTCATTCTTCAGATTGGTATAAATGGTTTCGAGCGGATCGAGCACCTTATTCAGTGTATATACATAACCATTGTCCGAAACAAGGGCATAATCTTTGACAGACGCATTCGAAACGTTGAAACCGGTGCTTCCGGTCCAGGTGGAATTCGGATAAAAGAATTCGTAGTTTGATTTGGCATCAATCCCTTTTCCGACGAATATGTTATTTGAAAAAACCGGAAGGAAACGATCAAAATGAATCACTTTGTGATATTGTCCCAAAGTTGCATCGTATTCCACCGAGATGGAGTCGCGGCTTTTGGTCCGGAACTTGTAATACATTCCTTTGTACTGGTTTTCCGATTCCACTCCATTGGGCTTGTAATCTTCAAAAGCCTCTTTGTTGAAAGAGTAGAACAGTAAGTGATTTCCGATCAGTTTATCTAACTGAGACAGCGGAATGTCATTTACAGAATTGTAATTATTCGCGGTCAGGTAGGCCTGAAAAGCCGAATCGGTCGGAGCCATAACAGTGATGATACCTTTGCCCTGAACCAGGTCTTTGTACGATGTTCGCTCTACCGCCGAAAGAAAAAGCTTGAAGTTGCCGTTCTTTTCCAGCACTTCCCAGGAGTTTCCTTTCAGCCAGTCGGGAGTTTCATAATATTTATCCAACTCGTTCACACACGAGGTGAGAAAGCTGAATAAACCAACAAAAAGTGGAATCCATTTTTTCATGATTGTGATTATTGATTAACGATTGTGTGTTTAGTATATAGCGTTTTTGCCTGTATTGTTTATGGCATAGGTTGCAGTCCTTCCCATTTGACGTTCCATTTGCCGTCTTTGGGGAACCCGGGATTCTTTTCTTTGCAGCCGTCCCAACCGGCGCACATCATGGCTACAGCACTCAGTAGGCCACCATTTCCGGGAAGGTAAATGCGTAGGCGTTGATCCTGATAATTATGTCCGTTAAGCAGATAGGTATTAGTTCTTTTGTCCATCAATAAAGCGCCAACAGCTTTATCCGGCATGCCCAGACGAGCGGCTGACATCGCAGTCATGGCAAAATCCCAACCCCAGGTTTTGCCCCAGTTCCAGTTGTCCCAAATCCAGTTGAAGGTATTTTTCATATAATCCGTTCTGACCAGATTACATTTAGGTAAAATGCCTAATGCGCCGAGTACCGCCATGTGGTCGGAGGTAAAACGGATATCTTTATAAGTGTCAGTCGCGGTTTCTGCGGCCAGATAGAGGCCATCTTGTGCTGCCAATGGTGAAAGTTTATCAATCAGCTCTTCCCATTGCAGGTTCTTGGGAAGTCCGGCACGTTTTCTCCACTCCTGCGCCACTCCCATGGCAAAATGCCAGTATGAGAGTTCGAATGGCGAATTGACGGTTTCGCTGGCGCGCAAAGTTTCCTGAGCGGGAATAGCACCTTTCAGCACATACCTTCCCTCCATCATGTCGTAAGTGGCAAACGATGCCATAAACTCTGCCGTAGCGAAAACCAAATCTTTATACTTGTTGATAACCTCCTGCGAAGGATGGTTGCGGTAAGCCATTTCGGCCATATAAATAAAGTGAGGCTGCTGCCAAATCAGGAAAGAACCGACTTTCGAAGGCGATTCCACTCCCGATGGATCGGTCATCTTCATCCAGCGTACTCCTTTAAAGCCTTGTCTTTCGGCAATCTGCTTCGCAATCGGGTAAGCCTTGAAGTACCAGTCGAGGCTGCGCTCCATCAGGTCGGGACGCCCCCATAAAGCAAAGTGTACTGCATGCCACCAGTGCATTTCAAGGTGAAATTTGCCAAACCAACTGTTATAGGTCAGTCCCGTCTCCTGTGGTGGAACGTTTCCGGAGCATTGAATGGCCATCAGGTATTGGGAAAGCACTACACGGCGTTCCAGCTCTTTAGCTCTTGGGTCTTTACATTGAGAAAAATCAATCGCGCCACCTCTTTGCCAAAAACCTTTCCAGTAGTCAGCCGAACGCTTCTCTGTTGTTGAAAAAGTGGAGTGATCAACGGGTTGCTGTTTTTGAGTGTACGCACACGTAAACGAAACCGAATTACCTTTCGGTGATAAAATAAAGTAGTGGGCAGCTTTTTCCGAGAAGTCGGCAGCGCCTGTCCATTGGATCGTTACGTAATATTCGGTAGCGTCGATCACACGTTTCAGGATGACGTATTGGGCGCCTTTCTCCACGACAGAGGTCTGGTGTTTTTCCGGAGAGTTCCAGTTGCAGGCATCATCGACGTGTTTGCCTGACGGATATGGGAATTTAAAGTTGATCTGCAAATGTCCCGCTGGTATAAGCGAAGAATTAATTTCACCGGCAATCATATCTGCTTCCGGGTCGCAAACTGTTTTTACCGCCACTGGCTGATTATCCACGGTGAAACGGCTATTGATCTCCCCAGTCCAGAGGTTAAGTTGTTGTTGCGTGTTTCTGAGGTCATTTGCCACCACTTTTTTGCCATTATTGGTGGTCATTTCCAGCCCGACCAGTCCCAGATGAATGCGGTGAGCATTTACACGAAACCAATCGGAGGCTTCCTGCTGGCGTCCCTTTTCATTAAACTGGGTAGAGTATAACTCCTGACGCCCTCTGAAGTCATACGCTTTCAGAGTCTCTTCAAAACGGTAGTTGTTGGGATTGGCAAAGCTATGCCATCCCCATTGGGATTGGGTGCCTAATGGAACACCATCAAGATACTTTTCAGGGAAAGTCTGTAATCCGGTAATGTCGGTTGTGAATGCAAAATTGCCGTTTCCTACACTTAGCGAATTCAGCGAGTCCAATGTATTGACCAATACATTGTTTCGGGTGACTAATGCTTCCCGATTAATGGGTGTGTTTTTTGCTTGAAGGTATATAAATGCAAAAAACAACAGAGCAAGAAATAGATTTCTTTTCTGTCTCATGGTTTAATTATAAGGTTAATGTGTAAAGCGGTTTTTTCCAGCTTTTTTAGTGAAAATAGTAGGTGGTAAAAGCTGAAAAATATGTAAAAACAAAAGTAAGAAGCCTCGTTGTTATGCGGGTTGTCAAAATGATTTTAATGATTAGTGATTTGATTTTTCGGGATAATTCGGGATTTGGGTGTTATGTGCTGTAATCTATTGTAGGATAGTGTGATAAGTTGTTTTAACTCGGGATAGAGCAGGATAGGTTAAAAATGGCAGTTGTTTTAGGGGGTAAAAGTGATTTTTACACAGGCTGTTTCGGGATGAGCGTGGGCGAATTGATAAAATTAAAGATATGGTATCATTTAAGGACAAAAAAAGAGGGCTTTAGGCCCTCTGGTTATTTGGTTGAATTCTCCCGTCCATGGTGGCGGTATTCAAGCGGCGTAAAGCCGGTTTTCTTCTTGAATAAGGTGGAGAAATGTTCCGTAGATTCGTAGTTGAGCATGATCGAAATCTCTTTTACCGGCTTTCCGGTATGTGTCAACAGTTCTTTGGCTTTTTGCATCTTTAGCTCCTGGAAGTATTTGGCGGGAGCAAAACCGGTATAATCTTTAAATACCTTTCTAAACCACGAATAACTCAGGTTGAGTTTCGAGGCGAGCTGTTCCAGGTCAATGTCTTGCATGATACTTTCGCGCATAATGATTTTGGCCCGCTCAATCTTCTGGTCGATTTCGTCTGTTTCGAATACTTTGTTTTTAAAGATGGAAAGAGCGATACCGGTGATGTGCATCACTATTCCGGCTAACAGTTGCTGAGCGCCGCTTTTGTCTGCCTTGGCGACCTCAATGGCTTCCTTGTAAAGGCGCACGATTTCTTCGCTCAGTCCGATGTTTAAAATCGGAGTTGCCGGGTCTAGAAAACCGGAAACAACAAGGTTGTCAATGATAGAGCCTGAAAAGCCTATGTAATATTCGTTCCAGCCCGACTTGATGTCCGGATGATAAGTGTGCCATTTACCGGGATAAAGCAGAAACAGGGAGCCCTGTCCGATTTGAGTTTCCGGGGTATCATCGCATTTGAAGACACCATGCCCCCGGGTGATATAAACAAGCTGATATTCGCGGAGAATTCGTCCTTTATTATAATTGAAATAATAACCGGAGGGATGTTCTTTGAGAGGATACTCTGAGCCGGGTTTGATTTCCTGAAAACCGACGCTGTTTACTGTCAGACCCCATTGATGGTCACAATCATTGGCAATCAGATACTTGATGTCGATGCTTTCACTGTTTGAAATCATAAGATGCTATGTTTGTTAGTAGTATTAGAAGTCCAAAAATAGCTATTTTATCACAAATGAATATCGCAATGGGTTGATAATCGCTGACTTTGTGGATGAAATGACTGGAAATGAATGGAAATCCATGCCAAAGACCATTTGTTCAGGAACAAAAAAGCGAAACCGGACCGATTTCGCTTTTCAATATTATTCCGCATCAGGCAATGCTTTTGCCGCGATGTCCAGCTGCTCATACCACTCTTCTCCGAAACGACGAACCAGCGGCTCTTTGAGGAATTGGTAAAGCTTTACACCTTCACGACGTCCCAAAACTTCGGCGCACTTGCATATTTTCCAGCGGTGTACATTCACGGCGGTAAAACCGTCATACTCTTTCAGTCGGACTGGGTAAAGGTGACAGGAGATCGGTTTGTAAAAGTCGGATTTGCCTTCACGAAATGCTTTCTCGAGGACGCATTTGCAAATGCCGTTTCCTTCGTAATAGGTAAAGACGCAATCTTTACCATGAATCAGATTGGTCACCAGGTCGCCCTCTTCGTCGATGTAGGAGACGCCGGTCTCTTCGATTACTTTCTTCGCTTCGGGCAACAGGTCATCCCAAATCACTGGTAAAAGCTCTTCGATTTTGTCCCGTTCTTCGTAAATGAGGGGTGCACCCGAATCACCCTCGATGCAGCAGGCGCCGAGGCAGGTGTTGAGGTCACAAATAAATTCGCGTTCGATCAGATCGAAGCTGATGATGGTATCATCTATCTGAAGCATGGATGTAGGGTGTTTAAACAAACGTAGAGACGCAAGATTTTGCGTCTCTACAATATGTGAATTCGAAATATTAATTCAAATTGTTAGATCAGGCTTTTGCCTGTCATTTCAGCAGGAACATCAACACCTAATATTTTGCAGATAGAAGGTGCAACGTCAGCCAGGATACCGTTTTCTACTTTCGCAGCAGTATTTTCTGTTACGTAAACGAAAGGAACCGGATTCAAAGAGTGAGCCGTGTTAGCCGAACCGTCATTGTTCACCGCGTTGTCAGCATTACCGTGGTCAGCGATGATAATTACTTCGTAACCGTTTGCTTTGGCAGCTTCAACTGTATCTTTTACACAGTTGTCAACCGCTACAATTGCTTTTTCGATCGCTTCGTAGATGCCGGTGTGGCCTACCATGTCACCGTTAGCGTAGTTACAAGCGATGAAATCATATTTTTGCTCGCCGATAGCTTTTACTAAGTTTTCTTTTACCTCGTAAGCGCTCATCTCAGGTTTCAGGTCGTAAGTCGCAACCTTTGGTGAAGATACCAGGATGCGCTCTTCGCCTTCGAATTCAGCTTCGCGACCGCCAGAGAAGAAGAAAGTAACGTGAGCGTACTTTTCAGTCTCAGCGATGCGGAGTTGTTTCATGCCCAATGAAGAAACATATTCTCCCAACGTATTTTGTACATTGTCTTTGTCGAAAAGGATGTGCATTCCCTGGAATTTTGCATCGTACGGAGTCATGGTACAGTAGTGCAAAGGAATGGTTTTCATGCCGTGCTCAGGCATATCCTGCTGAGTC of the Parabacteroides sp. FAFU027 genome contains:
- a CDS encoding SusC/RagA family TonB-linked outer membrane protein → MKIFQKIAISLIALLAVQSIAAQRILTGTVRDSKTNEALTGANVYIMNAENRSLGGCIADLNGEYRLKIPEKGNLTIRYSFVGYNSKSIKYTDQKTVNIVLEDATTLNAVEVSARKIEKNALGQTTRERVSAVQKINLDNLETANVTNVTEALQGALPNVDILTGADPGAGTSIRIRGTSSLSASAEPLFVLDGVPMPVDVSSDFNFSTANSDDYSQLLNISPSDIQSIEVLKDAAATAIYGSKAANGALLITTKKGSKGRMAFSYSSKYETTHERNSIPMLNAKQYVSMMQDALWNSINDAGQGTSEASTYMNLLYNTKEIGYDPTWAYFKEYNQDINWLDQITQNGLSWDNNVSLSGGGDKADYRLSLGHLMNDGTTVGTKYQRFSGKFNMRYKFSDKLDIGVDYSFTRGKRDASYFSNLRSQAFTKMPNMSPYIIGADGLPTKEYFTPYSYLQGSYSTNGIFNPVAVANEAKNQTTSVTSLMIFNLHYKFFNGLDYFGIMGFQSNMNTTEKYLPQSVTGQSYISPYVGVSSEGGSDVMYLTTENRLLFNKTFAEKHKVLLSAKWNTESQSTSSFSGSTTGSSSSGITDLISGSNSKNLGPGSGHVLYRSMGGLLNAQYTLMDRYVVNGGVGIEASSSLPVNSRWGAFPNVGVAWIFNDEEFMRKYKFITMGKLRVNWGQSSNSPSGSAPYVGSLSAIANGYGEMAAIQPVKIQLDNITFETISQSNLGVDVGLFDNRLNLTLDLYDKLTTNMLQSDVDVPTSTGYTTVKYYNSGKMDNKGWEFSADMQVLKTKNWKLNFNFNISRNKNEIVELPENKQALNYTFDNKTYAYKLTEGEPLGSFYGYKYQGVYQNVTETYAKDSKGNTINDINGKPVVMKNGTVKVYPGDAKYADMNNDGVINKYDIVYIGNSNPLVIGGFGLNLLYKNVGLVASFHGRAGQKVINQVRMNNEYMYGTDNQSTAVLRRWRHEGDNTEIPRALYGRGYNDLGSDRFLEDASFLRLKTLTLKYDLPKKISDRMHVRRLQIYATGYDLLTFTNYKGQDPEISLKFVNGLYPMYIDNASTPKPMRFAFGLNLNL
- a CDS encoding fasciclin domain-containing protein yields the protein MKKWIPLFVGLFSFLTSCVNELDKYYETPDWLKGNSWEVLEKNGNFKLFLSAVERTSYKDLVQGKGIITVMAPTDSAFQAYLTANNYNSVNDIPLSQLDKLIGNHLLFYSFNKEAFEDYKPNGVESENQYKGMYYKFRTKSRDSISVEYDATLGQYHKVIHFDRFLPVFSNNIFVGKGIDAKSNYEFFYPNSTWTGSTGFNVSNASVKDYALVSDNGYVYTLNKVLDPLETIYTNLKNDAGYSQFTKAYDRFAQYQYDATATTDYGKGDSLFVKSYGATLPAIASEWPISSYLSLSILSYGAHNVFAPDNSAMQAFFNKYWAPYYSDITKVNFEPMLAFLQNHVWSGTILFPQQIESGLYKSTYGTPIKFDRSAAQKKSICVNGSIYGLNQVVVPPMFQKVTAPMYCDPKYNLILDMMKNASYIPTLISNSNSFDIFYPSNDMLLSYTNLDGKAMYYINTNPLKYGAQEIQIDGDNGPTTMSVNQKKTLAGSHIATEKISTRTNEAVYRTLQPYNYIYTKGNKAYSSSLYNIGSDAKVPTFTKIEGEWDNGNAYALNGETASALVPESNQFKSLSTTTSPADLKTFIAYMTAAGFTSATPPYNFLQGERFIALVPPAASLLAAYNALPSKTTEKVAALFKPYFINVSASNLLDYPFPGANVQGQLVTFGKKSDGTTATFTLVDRGSELVIIDAKGNEAKVLNYFPYIYADGAVYMIDKTLAVE
- a CDS encoding helix-turn-helix domain-containing protein, which translates into the protein MISNSESIDIKYLIANDCDHQWGLTVNSVGFQEIKPGSEYPLKEHPSGYYFNYNKGRILREYQLVYITRGHGVFKCDDTPETQIGQGSLFLLYPGKWHTYHPDIKSGWNEYYIGFSGSIIDNLVVSGFLDPATPILNIGLSEEIVRLYKEAIEVAKADKSGAQQLLAGIVMHITGIALSIFKNKVFETDEIDQKIERAKIIMRESIMQDIDLEQLASKLNLSYSWFRKVFKDYTGFAPAKYFQELKMQKAKELLTHTGKPVKEISIMLNYESTEHFSTLFKKKTGFTPLEYRHHGRENSTK
- a CDS encoding DUF3109 family protein, coding for MLQIDDTIISFDLIEREFICDLNTCLGACCIEGDSGAPLIYEERDKIEELLPVIWDDLLPEAKKVIEETGVSYIDEEGDLVTNLIHGKDCVFTYYEGNGICKCVLEKAFREGKSDFYKPISCHLYPVRLKEYDGFTAVNVHRWKICKCAEVLGRREGVKLYQFLKEPLVRRFGEEWYEQLDIAAKALPDAE